Part of the Sporosarcina sp. FSL K6-2383 genome is shown below.
TGTAACGTCTCTGATTGCAGTAACTTCAAGACCTGCTGCTTGTAGTGAACGAATTGCTGCTTCACGCCCAGCACCTGGACCTTTAACAGTAACTTCCAATGTTTTCAAGCCGTGCTCCATAGATGTTTTTGCAGCTGTTTCAGCAGCCATCTGCGCAGCAAACGGAGTTGATTTACGAGAACCTCTAAAACCTAGTGCACCAGCACTTGACCAAGATAATGCGTTCCCTTGCATGTCAGTAATTGTAACGATTGTATTGTTAAACGTCGAACGGATATGTGCAATACCTGATTCAATATTCTTTTTCACGCGACGTTTACGAGTTTGTTGTTTACGTGCCATGTTAAGAAGATACCTCCTTTACCTATTATTTTTTCTTGTTCGCAACTGTCCGCTTTGGACCTTTACGAGTACGTGCGTTATTTTTCGTGTTTTGTCCACGAACAGGTAATCCACGACGGTGACGGATACCACGGAAGCTACCAATTTCCATCAAACGTTTGATGTTAAGAGAAGTTTCACGACGAAGGTCCCCTTCAACTTTTAAGCCGTCAATTTCCTCACGGATTTTGTCAAGCTCAGCATCAGTAAGATCGCGAACGCGTGCTTCTTCAGATACTCCAGCTGCCGCCAATACTTTTTGAGCAGTTGTTTTTCCGATTCCGAAAATGTAAGTCAATGAAATTACAAC
Proteins encoded:
- the rpsK gene encoding 30S ribosomal protein S11 — its product is MARKQQTRKRRVKKNIESGIAHIRSTFNNTIVTITDMQGNALSWSSAGALGFRGSRKSTPFAAQMAAETAAKTSMEHGLKTLEVTVKGPGAGREAAIRSLQAAGLEVTAIRDVTPVPHNGCRPPKRRRV
- the rpsM gene encoding 30S ribosomal protein S13; the encoded protein is MARIAGVDVPRDKRVVISLTYIFGIGKTTAQKVLAAAGVSEEARVRDLTDAELDKIREEIDGLKVEGDLRRETSLNIKRLMEIGSFRGIRHRRGLPVRGQNTKNNARTRKGPKRTVANKKK